One Hevea brasiliensis isolate MT/VB/25A 57/8 chromosome 6, ASM3005281v1, whole genome shotgun sequence genomic window, AATTTTATGGACAGTCAAATTATCTAAGGTGGATCAGGTTATTAGATAATGTTGTTGGAATATGTTTACATGTTATATGGGTTTGGTTGTattagattttaattttctagattAGCTTCGTAAACTTACCAATTTAGTTGCTAAGTGTCATTAAATATATCATGCATCAAACCATGTGGTTTCATTCTTCATTTGTGGAACAAGGGTATTTGGTACTGTTTAAATGGGTATTTTTTCACCCTCCTGGACTTCTGACCTCTTTAAGTTTTTCTTTCTCAGTTCTATTGCTCTCTGTACATTTTGCTTTCATTAATTTTCACAgtttgtttaaatcatataaCCACTTGATATTATATTATTTCCTTTTATATAACTTTTCTTTCTGCCAATTTCATGTAGATGGGAGAGAATTGGTACGGATATTGCTTGCTGCAGGAGCAGATCCAATGGCCCAAGATGCACAGCATGGGCAAACAGCCTTGCATACTGCTGCAATGGCGAATGATGTTGAATTGGTCAAGGTAGGCTATATTAGCTTTCATACTGCATATGAGTGCTCTATCAATATTTTTGTTAATCATAGGAgggctttttttttatttaaatatatctaCAATTTTTCAATAGATTATTCTTGAAGCTGGAGTGGATGTGAACATTCGGAACATGCATAATACAATTCCTCTTCATGTAGCATTAGCCAGAGGGGCAAAGTCATGTGTTGGATTGCTTTTATCTGCTGGGGCAAGTTGTAATCTGCAGGTATTGTACTCGCTTTCTTTCTAAATTCTGCTAATGCATTGGACTCGGATGACCTTCTGATCTACTGTTCTTTTAAGGTGAACTATTATATTAGGTTGATCTCCTTGTGCTTTTCATGCATGCTTATGCAAATAATTGGAAACTCAACCATTGAATTGTTATTATTAGGATGATGAAGGTAATAATGCATTCCACATAGCGGCAGATAGAGCAAAAATGATACGTGAAAATATTGAATGGCTCATCATTATGCTTAGAAATCCCGATGCTGCTGTAGATGTTAGAAACCACAGGCAAGTGCCAGCTATTGACATTGCCTCTTCCTGTCTCTGCAACTTTATTCTAAAGGATTCTCAtcctatttaaatttttatgtcaTCAACTCTTGACTCTATTATCATTTCCTTGAGATATGAGAATTAAAGTGTTAAGAAGGTAAATGTGAAGTTTCAAATATTACTGATTTGATTTATACATATGTCTCTTTACAGTGGGAAGATATTACGTGATCTTTTGGAGGCCCTACCTCGGGAATGGATTTCAGAAGATTTGATGGAGGCACTTATGAATAGGGGAGTTCATCTCTCACCTACAATGTAAGCGCAAAACTTCATATTATTGTGCTGTCATGGATTATATAATTGTGATACTAACTTTTTATGCAATTTAGATTTGAAGTAGGGGATTGGGTGAAGTTCAAGAGAAGTGTCACAACTCCTAGACATGGCTGGCAAGGTGCTAAACATAAAAGTGTAGGCTTTGTGCAAAATGTTGTGGACAAGGACAATCTCTTTGTGTCATTCTGCACTGGAGAGGCTCGTGTGTTGGCAAGTGAAGTTTTGAAAGTGATTCCTCTAGACAGGGGACAGCATGTCCAGCTCAAACCAGAAGTCAAAGAGCCGAGGTATGGTACATCACTGTTGTGAACTTTATTAATTTGAGTTAGTGTAGTGCATATATAAAATGTTCTAAAATTGTCGTGGTTACTGCTACTCAATTCACTGGAAAATGTCTATTGACCGTACGGATTGTGTTTAGCTCAATCATGAGCATATTATTTTTAGCATTGACTAGCTGTTAAATTTATTTCTGCAACATAAACTGGAAAAGACTTGAGAATCTCGACTTCTAACTCAGAATTCTGATGTCAAATGATAAAAGGCTTCCTATAGACTTGAAAGGCACGTATAGAAAGACAATGTACTTTGGATATGTAGCATCTCTACCTTGAGAACCATTGCATCTAAATTCCTAAAAATGCCTTTTACAGTTTCATGCCTGTAATACTATATGAAAACTTAATGGTTTATTCTCAAATTGTACAATGTAATTGAAAGAATCTTGTTTATAGTCATTTTAAGTTAGTAATAGCTTTATTTTTTCTCACAATTTAGAATGACTGAAAATAGATTTTGTCATCCACTTATATTGGTGTGATTTGTAAATAGATAACTGAGTTCTTTTCACCTTAGGAAGATACTAAATAACCAATGAACAAGTTTGCATATTTTCTTTGCAATGTTAGTGACGGCATCTTCTATTTGGTTTAGTTGTCTCAAATCTCAATCCTCCATCACGTGCACCCACACACCCACATATGGTAAATTTGGAGTCAGTAGTTGTTAGGAACATTTTAGTTTAAGTGGGacttaaattaaactttttttttggTCCCTCTATTCCTGCAAAAAAGTGTGAAAACAATGTTTAATTAGAAGGAACACTGTAGGGTTGCAAGTTAAATTTGCTGACTGAAGTTAACAAAGATTAATTTTGGGGTAACTGAAATTATTGAAGAGCTCTGATATCTTTATCACACATGCACAAAAAACACAAAATTGATTATGAGGCATGGAAGTTTGGTTCTCATTCGTTCTATAGTCTGTAAAGTCTTGTGCATGTCATTGTAGTGTAAAACAAATATAGAAGCAACCACTGGGAACTtcaaaaaatttggagaaaagcAGTTCCTGGAGAACAAATTTAACTGGAAAAGCTTATACATCTCACTGGATTAATTTAAGGGGGGATATGTTATTAAGTTTCTAGTAGGTATTGGCTAATGTGTCATGCCAAACTGTTGTAAATGAAGATAATTCTAGGATTAAAAAGGTTAGATAAGTGTGCGTATTATTTCAGAGACATTTGCTGCTATTCTAACTCAGTGTCATCGTGAATGACTAATGGATGCATTCTCTATAAGGAAACATAATATGACTTTTCCTGAGGTGGTGTAGTCAGTCATATAATGTTGTGCAGTTTTGCGGTACTAAAGTTATGTGAAAGCATAATTACTGTCAGCTTTTAAGAACATGCTTGTTTAAAACTATGGAATGGATTTTCAATTCCATGAATAAGTTGTGTTTGGAGAGAAGGATGACTAGTCTTGTTTGCTACTAGATTTGGCTGGCGCGGTCAATCACGTGATAGCATTGGAACTGTTTTATGTGTTGATGATGATGGGATTCTGCGTGTTGGGTTTCCGGGAGCGTCTAGAGGATGGAAAGCTGACCCTGCAGAAATGGAAAGAGTTGAAGAATTCAAGGTTGGTGAATGGGTTCGTATCCGCCCCACTCTCACAACAACTAAGCATGGATTAGGATTGGTAACACCAGGGAGCATTGGCATAGTGCATTGTATTAGACCAGATAGTAGTCTATTGTTAGAGTTGAGTTATCTCCCAAATCCATGGCATTGTGAACCAGAGGAGGTTGAGCCTGTTGCCCCTTTCAGGGTatgactgaaattttggcctTTTCCTTTTCATGGATagcattaatttttattttaactagttaaattatttattcttttttttaatcCAAAGAAAATAATGAACCAATCTGTCCTTTGTTTTTACAGATTGGTGACTGTGTGTGTGTGAAGCGATCTGTTGCAGAACCTAGATATGCTTGGGGTGGTGAGACCCATCATAGTGTTGGAAGAATTAGTGAGATAGAGAATGATGGTCTCCTCATAATAGAAATACCAAATCGACCTATCCCCTGGCAAGCTGACCCATCTGACATGGAAAAGGTTGAGGATTTCAAGGTAATATATTTGTTGTAATTCATAGCCTTGCTGTGATTCATCTGCAATATGGCAATTTTACCTTGTGGTAGATTATTCATAGTCATGCTTAAGTTAATCCATGGTAGAAGACTTATTGGATATCTGTTTGCATAAATGTCTCATCCTCTTTGATCAGGTTGGGGATTGGGTGAGAGTGAAGGCTTCAGTACCCTCTCCAAGCTATGGATGGGAGGACATTACACGGAACAGCATTGGGATAATTCACAGCTTGGAGGAGGATGGTGATATGGGTGTTGCCTTTTGTTTCAGGAGCAAGCCTTTTATTTGCTCTGTGACAGATGTGGAGAAGGTGCCTCCTTTTGAAGTGGGGCAAGAAATACATGTCTTGCCTTCTGTGACTCAGCCACGACTGGGATGGTCAAATGAAAGCCCCGCAACTGTTGGAAAAATTGTTAGAATTGACATGGATGGGGCTTTGAATGTATGCATGCTTAACTTTGATCTTTACTGTTAGTTATTTTAATTTTGCATTGTGGAAGCTGTTCGTCCTAAATTGTTGAGACCTGCAATTATTTTATTTAACAACCTGTTGCAAGTTATAGGATTCTGGATCAATGTGCTACATGCTGAAACATTATTGCATAATTGGTTATGTGTTTTTTAGTTGTCCCAATGTGCATTCAGCACCATATATTGGTGTAAAATGCATTGTGATCGGAAGCTGCAATGATTGTAGAAGCAAACCACATGCATTGCTAGTATTATTCAGCAGAGTCTTCTTTCTCTGTAGTTAAAGTTATATGGATTTTACTGTTATGAAAATCATTTCCCAGCTAGAAAGGAAAAGGAGAAAAAATCATGTTAATCAGGAATATTTTATTTGTATGTAGGTGAAGGTTGCTGGCAGACAGAGCTTGTGGAAAGTTTCTCCTGGAGATGCAGAGCGGCTCTCAGGATTTGAAGTTGGTGATTGGGTACGTTCAAAACCAAGCCTTGgaactagaccaagttatgattggAATAGCATTGGGAAGGAAAGTTTGGCTGTTGTGCATAGTGTACAAGAGACAGGTTACTTAGAGCTGGCTTGTTGTTTCCGTAAAGGAAGGTGGATTACTCATTACACGGATGTTGAAAAGGTTCCATGCTTCAAAGTGGGGCAGCATGTTCGGTTTAGAACTGGATTAGTTGAGCCGAGATGGGCTTGGAGGCATGCGCTGCCTGATTCTCGAGGCATAATAACCACTGTTCATGCTGATGGAGAAGTGAGGGTTGCTTTCTGTGGTTTGCCAGCATTGTGGAGGGGAGATCCTGCCGATCTTGAGATTGGACAGATGTTTGAAGTGGGAGAATGGGTCAGACTGAAGGAAGATGTGGTTAACTGGAAGTCTATTGGGCCAGGCAGCATTGGTATCGTACAGGGTATAGGTTATGATGGGGATGAATGGGATGGAAGCATTTATGTTGGCTTTTGTGGGGAACA contains:
- the LOC110641841 gene encoding E3 ubiquitin-protein ligase KEG isoform X3, giving the protein MNIKPSNLLLDSSSRAVVSDYGLAAILKKTACRKARSECESVKIHSCMDCTMLSPHYTAPEAWEPEKKSLNLFWDDAIGISAESDAWSFGCTLVEMCTGSIPWAGLSAEEIYRAVVKARKLPPQYASVVGVGMPRELWKMIGECLLFKASKRPSFNAMLGIFLRHLQELPRSPPASPDNSFAKYTGSNVTEPSPTSDLEVFQDNPSHLHRLVSEGDVHGVRDLLAKAASGNGGGSVSILLEAQNGDGQTALHLACRRGNAELVRAILEYRQANVDVLDKDGDPALVFALAAGSPECVRALIEKGSTVRSRLRDGFGPSVVHVCAYHGQPDCMRELLLAGADPNAVDDEGETVLHRAVAKKYTDCAIAILENGGSRSMAIQNSKNLTPLHLCVATWNVAVVKRWMEVASPEEIAGTIDIPSPVGTALCMAAAVKKDHEIDGRELVRILLAAGADPMAQDAQHGQTALHTAAMANDVELVKIILEAGVDVNIRNMHNTIPLHVALARGAKSCVGLLLSAGASCNLQDDEGNNAFHIAADRAKMIRENIEWLIIMLRNPDAAVDVRNHSGKILRDLLEALPREWISEDLMEALMNRGVHLSPTIFEVGDWVKFKRSVTTPRHGWQGAKHKSVGFVQNVVDKDNLFVSFCTGEARVLASEVLKVIPLDRGQHVQLKPEVKEPRFGWRGQSRDSIGTVLCVDDDGILRVGFPGASRGWKADPAEMERVEEFKVGEWVRIRPTLTTTKHGLGLVTPGSIGIVHCIRPDSSLLLELSYLPNPWHCEPEEVEPVAPFRIGDCVCVKRSVAEPRYAWGGETHHSVGRISEIENDGLLIIEIPNRPIPWQADPSDMEKVEDFKVGDWVRVKASVPSPSYGWEDITRNSIGIIHSLEEDGDMGVAFCFRSKPFICSVTDVEKVPPFEVGQEIHVLPSVTQPRLGWSNESPATVGKIVRIDMDGALNVKVAGRQSLWKVSPGDAERLSGFEVGDWVRSKPSLGTRPSYDWNSIGKESLAVVHSVQETGYLELACCFRKGRWITHYTDVEKVPCFKVGQHVRFRTGLVEPRWAWRHALPDSRGIITTVHADGEVRVAFCGLPALWRGDPADLEIGQMFEVGEWVRLKEDVVNWKSIGPGSIGIVQGIGYDGDEWDGSIYVGFCGEQERWVGPASHVERVGRLIVGQKVRVKLSVKHPRFGWSGHSHASAGTISAIDADGKLRIYTPVGSKTWILDPSEVELVEEEELHIGDWVKVRASVSTPTHHWGEVNHFSIGVVHRMEDGELWVAFCFMERLWLCKAWEMERVRPFKVGDKVRIKEGIITPRWGWGMETQASKGWVVGVDANGKLRIKFQWKEGRPWIGDPADIVLDES